CCGCGCACGCGTCCAAGCTACTAAGGCGGTGTGCAACAGTTCAGTCTTATCCGCAACTCAGCTGGGGGTGAGTTGGAACCAGAGCGCGTCCATGGTGGCGCAACATTCGAATCGCCAGGTGCGGCCGCGTGGCGGGGAGAGAAGGAAGGAAGAGAGGGAGTGCACGAGGTCTGGAGGCTTTAGTGGGGTCTGCGGCTGAGCTCTCATCCTTATCTGTTCGGCCGGGTGAGGGAGCGACAGCGTGGCCGAGACGACGAGGGGACACGGTATTCGCGTCGTCGTCTTGAGGTATACGATGCTGCCAGGCGAGGCTGCGGTGTCaatgggagaagggaggagaacaAAAACGGGCTTCCACGGGAGGTGGGCCGAGTCAGTGATGGCCCATTGTGGGAGAGAAACAGGTCGCGGCGCGGGGCCAGAGTGGAGGGAGGGAAGGGAAATGAGCCCGCAACCATTTTCCAATTTAAAATCCCTTTGCCCATTTCCCATAAAATAAAATGGAGAACAGAAACACGgcacaaatgcatgatttgaatTCAGATTCAAGGGGAATTTGAAATATCGAGAGCTTGGTAAATCAAGGGGAAGGTCAAGGAAATTATTTGGGTCGAGACAATCAAGGGAAATTGCCAAGGAGAAGTATTTAGTGCCAAAATAAATTCTAGAGCAAACAATCAtgcaatcaaacaatcaagcatTCAAGCATTCCAAACATTTATGCATAAATGCATATGGTGTATTTTGATGCATGGTTTTGGAAAACATTTTCTTTTAAAATGGTTTTGTAGAAAATAAATAGTCAAGGTTTTAATTTGTtataaagttttaaaaagttcaaatttctagTGGTTTTTATTATGATGCAAAAACACGGGTGTTATGGCTCGGCCACATTGACACCATTTTCAAAGAACCTCATAAGAGGTCCGTCTCTGTAATTTGGTTTTAAAAGATGACCAATTTTTTTACCGCTTCCGTATAAACTTCCGCCTTCGAAAATCGCCGTTAATGATTAGCCATTGTCTCACGAAATCATTTATGTAGTAGTATGATCAAATTTGGATGAAATTATTCAAAAATTACAAACTTCATGGAAAACTTGGCATAGGATAGAATCTAAAACCAGGACAAGCAGTTTTGGCAGACTCTCGGTGACGTCATTGAAAACCGGCCGGTTTTGGCAGTTGGAGCCCCAAATTGTGTTTTTTCTTTGGAAACTCATTTGATCTCGTGAAAAACTTGTAAATTACATGCAGAGTAAGTTTCCTACTGATTAGAGACTACTCCTTCTAGTTATGTGAAATGATGGCCGATTGAGAGATCCATCTATCCACAAATCATGAAAAACACATCTATCTTTACTTTTTATCTTCTACCTCAAGCTTTCCCTACCCCTTGTTGTGTACCACTTCTCTCAACAAGAATTTTCTGCTTCTAGGTGGCCATGCCTATCCTAGGATACTACCATTATACGTCTCCCCAATGAGTCTTACCGGAGAAGGATGAACGTCAAATTGGGCTTGTCGACCTGCTGGTTACCTCATCGTTTAGACGTACCTTTGCTGCATTTCTAGGCTATGTGTAGCCTCAAACGATCTAGGCCCTATCGGTATGTTGGCCAAATTCAGCGTCGCAAGAGCGATGTACCCATAGATGTgtctagtattttttttttataaaacttcaaTTTACCTTGTCGGTTTGTTTGACTCTGTAGGGAATACTCGTTTTTTGTTGTTGGAATTGAGCtcaatggttaattttggcagtACATGTGCTTTAAGAAATTTTTGAGGCTAGATTATTGCGTTCATAACATCTTCTTTACTACTTGTAATAGAATTCTATTAGTTGTGTTATCTTCCAAAACTGTATTCCCCTGCATGATCGCAGGAAAGTCCTATATATGCTTGCTTCAGTCATTGCcaatatattataaaagaaatgtAAATCAAGATGTATACTTGATGCGCGTCATCATGCGAACTACGTATGCGAGTATCCATCCCGTTGTTCTTTTTTACGTGTCACAATCAGTGCCTCAGTGGTGGAGCTTTATTGgaaaaaaaggggagaaggggcttagtctatataattGAGCTCTAAATATTAATGAAGAGTACTAAAATTATTGTTTGCTCAATGCAGATTAAGTTGAGCAAGGGGGCCACCTTAGCCCCAAATAAACTCCGTCCCTGGTCACACTAGCTTTATCCCAAATCAAACATTACTGTTTTTGACCACTTATTTGAAAAACTCCTTATATATAGTTTGATAACAAAAACATATATGAAATATACATATTGAAAGTATTTCTCAtagtgaatctaaaaacataaatcttatGTCATGAACCTATATAATGTTTTTTCAATCGATGGTCAAAAATAcaaatgtttgacttaggacaaaactaagaCGACATGTAAATAAAAAGCTCGAGGATGTTTGATAGACTAGCAGTTATAGAAAACTGGAAGATAATCGGTTTGCATAGAAAAGCATGGTAGCTTTACAAAACAGGTATACTCCAAAAATGTGTACATGGACCTAAAAATTCACCAAAATTCCCAGAACTTTGGTGAGAGGGGCAACCCTAGCCGAAATTCAGGCTGTGGAGCCGGGGCACGTGTTTGGTGAGTGGTTCGTAAAGAGTTGTACCGTGTGGAAGCCCAGACCTAAATAATTCTTCACGAGTCTGTCTGACCACATTCTTATAAATGAATGGCACGCAGACAgttctctgattttttttttgtttttccgcTAGCAGATTTTGCTCAATGATCTTACCtctgctgcatgtggcttgtatgCCATTCTAGAGTAAGCTATTGAACAATTGGGGTACGCCTAGGACTACTATAGACACCAGTATACTACACATGGACACCATTGCGGCCTGAAACTTACTCTGTAGTTGCCCCCGAAAAGTCTGGCTGTAGGTTCCATCTACGGACAACCATGTCCATGTACTCCAAAAAATGGAGAGTACATGGTCTGATCGACTAGCAGTTATAAAAATCAGAAGAtaatttttttctcgaatacgcaaaagatttgcatatcattgtaattaagaagagtttaaccatacaGATGACATGCTTCTAATGAGCACGCTACGTGGTCTTACAGCTATGAATGTACCTTCATAGCAGACTGTTTCAAATTTCAATACTACATAAATGGTAAACAACCGAAACAAAGCACCGTAGCAACCTATGGAGCTGGGCATCTCTGTTGCTGGCTGCGCGACCCTACTCCGTCATCCGAGAAGAGCGCTCTTCTACCAGCCCTGCTGTTGGTCGCTAGGAACAGCTCGTCCAGAGCTGCCATGTGGCTCGGCATCAAGTTCCCTGCGAATATGGCGTCGCATGTTCCCTTGGACGCAGATGAAATGGAGCTACTAGCGGAGCGATGCCCATCTTCTGCATGAGGAGTACCTCGCCTCGCTTGGAGGTCGGTATGTGCGCCAGTGACTGAGAGGCAATCCGTCTGCTCCTGATTGGTAGAGGCCTTCTGGTTGCCGCCCTCTGCCTTGGTGGAGTGGCGATTAAGGGCGACCTTTGCTTGATCTGCACCTCCTCGGTAAACCGTGCGAGACACCGAGTGGCCTCACGCGGCGTGGGCGTCGCGTCACTGTGGTCGGGCGTTGCTTGACTATCCGGCTACCCATCCTTCATCGGTGTAGAAGGGTCATTCTGGCTTGGCCCTCCGAAAGGCCAGCCTGCGTTGGCGTAGAAGTAACCACCATGTGCTTGTCCGATTAGAATCTAGTTGGCCACACCTCACCATCCTCTCCTGGCGCCACAGAACCCATGACAATGGGCTGTCCCATCTCTGGGGGCATGCTCTGCACAGGCAACGACGGAGGCTGGTCCGCCGTGCACAGGGGAGCTGTCGCCGGAGAACTGGAGTCCACCAACGAAGCTTGAACCTCCTAAGAGGCGGTTGCCGTAGCATGCAGGCACCCATGCGCTGGTGTGTCCGCTGGTCAGCTCGTGACAAATGAGGCGGCAAGCACGTCTAGCATTAGGTCGACCGAGACGAGACAAGGGGGAGGCCCTGCACCCTCGTACAGCGCCTCCGCCAACAGATTTGGCTCGAGGAAGCAGCGTGCGGTAGTTAAAGCAGTGGCGTTGTAGGCTTCATCGACAGGCGTGTCCATGCTGATGTCCGTCGTCGGCTTACCCCTACGGCGCCGGCGTCGTCTTCGGCTTCGACGGATGTCGTCGGCACCCCCCACAACACCTTGGGTGATCCCATCCGAGGTCGGTGGACTGCTGAGTTGTGTGTGCTGGGAAGCTGGTGGGTTGTCAGCACGAGCTGAGTGACGAGGCAGGCCACCACCCTTTGGCGCCGACTTTGACCGCTTGCAGTCCCTGGCGAGGTGGCCCAATCCGCGATAGCGCAAGCAACGCCGTGGAAACCGACCAGTCGCTACACTCTGCAAATAGGAGAGGCAGTTGAAACATCGGTCGCGGAGTTGTGCGGGGATCTTCTGAGCCTATGCGCGCAGACCTGGGCCGCGAAAAGGCTCAACCGAGGCAGCCGCAGGTCCTGCCTCCTGTCGGGGTAAGATCTCCCGCCACCCATCGGCGTCGGGGGCGAAGACCTGCCTACGGGCGCCGAGGCGTTGGTGGGCAGGCACCCGACCATCCACTGGCTGAGCAGGCAAGCCATGCACTAGCTAGGGGCGCGGCTGGCTGTGCTTCCTGCGCCTTTGCGCAGGTCCCTGTCCCGTGTCCACTCCGCCGCGCCCCAGAACCATGACTGAACGAGTCTGGGCGCGCATGGGGGACGCAGTGACAGGATTTGCCAGGTGACGAGCGGCCTCAAGGTAGATTGCGGGGTGGTACTTCGTACGCCCTCCCGAAGAGCATCCTGGGAAGAACGGTGCCACTGCCGGCGAGAGGGAGGAGCTGGGGGCGCCCGGCGAGGCCGCGGCGAGCCACGAAGGTCTGGACCGGGGCCTAGTCTGTGTGGCATTGACATCGGTGGTGATGGGGGCGGGGCTTGCCCCAGCTCCGGCTCCCGCGCGTTGGGCAATCGTGGCGGCGATGGCATCGTCTAGCCCCGGCGTCAGCAGTGGCGTGGGCGCGCCAGATCTTGCCATGCCGCATGTGTGCGGGGCGGCCATGGTGGCGCCACCACCGTCCGGCGGCATAGGGGACAGGGCAGTGCCAGCGACGGCGGTGGCCTTCGACGCCCATGGGGtctccggtggcggcggtggcatcAACGGCGTTGTGGACGGCGCTGGAGGCATCCTGGAGCTCGTGCTGCTGGGGCTGGCCGGAATCGGAGGTGGTGAAGTCGGCATCGAGCACCAGGCCAGGCCGCGCCGGCGACGTCGGGAAGGGGCCGgctgccatggccggtgtcaaCTCGAACGGCGAGAGCGCGGCAGGCCCACCATGGCTGGCTGCTGCGCGCTGAATGAGAGGGAAGGGGGTGGATGAATGGAGGGGgtgggagcgggaggggagggggccgTTGGCTCCGGCTCGGCGGCCGGCAGCGGCACCAGGTTTGCCCTAACGGACCGCACGGCCCATCACCCCGCTCTCGGCGGTCGATAGTCTCTTTTCTCAAAACCAGAAGATAATCAGTTTGCAATATGTTGGTAGCTTTACAAAACAAGTATACTCCAAAATGTGTACATCAAGTGAAAAGGGCTTTTGGTCTAGTGATAAGACTGCTCAACGGGGCGCTACCCACTAGGGTTCAAACCATGGTGTAATTGTACCCTCTCAAAAAAAATGTGTACATGGACCTGAAATTAATTTCACCAAAATTCTCAGAACTTTGGCGAGAGGGGCAACCCTTGCAGTTGAGGATGTGGAGCATGGGTACGTGTTTGGTGAGTGGTTCGTAGATAGTTGTACCGTGTGGAAGCCTAGTGGACCTAAATAATTCTTTCTCTCGAGTCTGTCTGACCAGAGTCTTATAAATGAATGGCGCGCAGAGAGTTTTTTTGCTGCGATCCATATTATCGAAAAGAAAGGGAAACAGAATGCTTCGCCGCCGTCGCGGGAGGAGGTCCCACAACAATTCCGAGGATGACTGTTGTTTCTGGGCTTTGTGTTGTTGCTGCGGCATGTGTTGTTTCTCCTATGACTCTGAGTATATCGAGAACCCCGAGCAGAAGTGCGGGTTCTGTGAGTTCTTGACCTTCGTCTACGCCCTCATCGAGTACTTCATCCCAATCAGCCTGGTTTCGGTTCTACTCTGGGTCCTCCTCCGCCCCGACAACTTGCGGCCGCGGGTGGACGCTGCCGTCGTCGTCAGTTTCAGCCTCGACAACGCAACCTCCTCGCTCGACTACGACATCGCCATGGATCTGAGCTTCCACAACCAGCACAGATACCTCGACGTCCGGTACCTGGACCTCATAGCGGTGGCGTCCTACGGCGGGACACGGCTTGGCCCCAGCGTCGACGTGCTGCCCATCTTCGTCCAGCGCCCCATGGCATCCAACGTTGTCCACGCCACCTTCCAGGGCAGCGCCACTCCACTAGCCCCGGCAGCAGCCGAGCTGTTCAACAGGGAGTCCACCAACGGCTCCTTCAACGTCCTCGTGACGGTCGCCTCGACGTTCATGTACAAGTTCCCGTTTAAGAAGACGGTCTACTACTTCGACCATGAGTGCTACATCCGTTTCCCGAAGTCGAACAGCGGTGTGACGCCGCCCGCTACCGTATTGACGCCGGGGACGCTTTGCAGCGCCACAGCACGGTGAGTCAGCTAGCTATAGCTAGCTGTTTCATCGCCCTGGGTATTGCATTTGGGCACCGTATCATCCGCTTGTCGCTACCATGATAAATAatcttttttgttttgtttcgtATGTATGTCTTGACTTTTGGGTTGTTCATTCATGGGATCTAAATGTAATCGAAAATTTCAACGAAATGATCGACAAATCCAGAAGGAATTTATCACTTTCGCCTTATAATCAGTTTGCCGAGCCGATGAATaccagccgcgccgccgtcgtcatgGAAGACAGCTCCCGTCCACCACCGCCCGCCGCTGGATGGCGTCAAGTTGACGAGGCACCAGTTTAATCAGACGTCCACTAATACTTGTTAGGTACGGAGTACTCAGGCCAGATCCTTCGCTAAAATTTTACGTCCTATCACATCAAATTTTCGGAcacatgcatgtagtattaaatatagactaaaaaaataactaattgcatagattgcgactactttgcgagacaaatcttttaagcctaattagtctatgatttagcAATAAAGTGCTACCGTAACACATGTGCTAGTGGCGAATTAATTACGTTTAATACATTCGCATCACGGTTTATTGAAggattttgtaatttattttttattagtatacgAATACCTCATATGACACTCCATCGAACATATCGATATGACACCCCCAAACTTTACGGCCTGGATCTAAACACGGCCTCAATCAGGCCGACCATGCCGTGCCCATGCATGCACCCGCGCCGCTCGTGTAATTAAGGATACGGCTGCTCGCGTATATCGTTTGTAAGCTAGTCATGTACTATACAGAATATGTTCAAGTACTGTGTCTATGCTCTTTTCCTCCGTCCCTAATCTATACGTATATcaatacctaatattaaagagctaagatttttcttacattcTGCTTATTTTTTACTTTCTAAAGTACCCTCGTGCCCTCCGTATCTTGTATGCGACTCGGACTAATGACCTATGCTTCCAGAACAACTCTTGTTTGACAATGGTAAGACACACCGATTCCAATGTGTTTTGAGCTCTAAAATTGCAACACACCGGCACGTTTGTTGGAAATAGATATAGGACTCATGATCCATGCTCAACAAGTTAGAACAACTCGTGTCGTCTAGCAAAGCAGACTTCAATTACAAGAGAGGTCATCATATGACATATACTAGTAGAAGTAGCGTTTGAAGAGTACTCTAACTAGCTATATTTCTATTAAATATCATGGAGATTGTCGCGTCACATGAAACAATAATATTCTAGTAACAGCCACTTTTGTCCCCTTCGTACAAGTCCATGCGGGTTCACATTGTCCGATCCTACGGTACTAATACATAAAGAATTTGTAGCAacacatcttttttttttccagGGCAGCTCTATCGAGCAGCCCCTGCAAACGGCTCTATTTGTAAGGATGGCACTATATCCAGCCGCACTTACAAATCTGATTTGTAGCGGCGGCTCTATAttgagtcgtccctacaaatagacGTCGAATAATAAAAATTAAGTATTTCTTTTGTCCAGAAAAGAACCCAATTATAGAAAGTGTGTCAGTCAAACTAGTTCAAGTTTGATCgactttatagaaaataatattagtatttaaatttctaaataaatttattatgaaaatatattttataactaatcAAATGATCCCTAGTGCCGGACTGAGTATcaatcccggttggaaaaccccctttagtcctggtttcgcaACCGGGATTGCGAATCCGGGATTAAAAGCCTCCGATTTAGTCCTGGTTCTGCGAACCGGGACTGAAAgtagacctttagtcctagtttctATTACAAACCGAGACTAAATGGCCCCCTAGATATTACACCAGGGCTGGcacgtttagtcccggttgatgtttcCTACCggtactaaaggttccttttttcGTTTTATTTCCTCTTcattttatggtttcttttcaattcaattcttttttgTTTCGATTAGCTTTTTTTATACGAATTCTATGCTGCTAATAAGATTCATCATCAACCAATGAAGCATGGTAAtaatgaattgaactaaataaagatatggtgacctagctagtacttactggGTATTGAACTATATCCAGAGGCACTTCCCAATGATCATAATTGTGTTTCTGGACGAACGTTTTCCATGCACTgcccaacaaaataaataaatagagtTATATCAATAAAATAGCATAAGAGAGTATATAGTGTGCGAGACCAAAATTACCACTGAAGAATATCTATCATTTCTTGGTAATCTTCTTGGAGTTTTATCGCTGAGTCAAAGATCTTTACAAGACTCCTGGGCATATCGATTTTCAGTAGTGTCTAGTGAAAGCTACATGTTTATATGTAGGCATAACtcattaactaaagtcaacatGGAGTAGGCAAAATAAAATGGACACAAGACATTAACGCTCACTTGAAGTTATAAGGGAAGAGTACGTATTAGTGTCTTGTCATGTTGCTTATCTAAGAACCTAAATAAATTCTTCTCCAGTTGAGGTCGCTATCTATCATATGGAGTAACTGTATCTCTAAGTATGCGATTCGGATCCATGAAACCAACATCAGTTAACCTTTTTTCTTTAGTTTTAGCATCTCATATCTGTATTTTTATAGTACAAAAGAATATATATTGTGTGAGGATAACTATATATAGACAATGAACTAACATGTAAGTTACTTCAACACATGGGCAACAGGTCTCACACCTCAATACAGACACCAGCAGCCGAGGAGAGATTTGTTGAGAGCGTCCTGGTTTAATAGTTGGAgtaattcattgaactcaatatGTACAATGTCATAGCCATTGAAGTAATGCTCTGGTCTAACTTTGGCAAGAAGCCATGCCTCTTCCTTCGCACACGTATTTAAGTACCACTTGTTTAACAAGAACATTTGCATACCCAGTGATGACTAGGACTTTGGGTTGAATATCAAATTTGGATGTTGGTATCGATCCTCCCCCCAAGGAGTTATTCAGGTGTGAGACctgttgtgtccatgaagtcttggagtgCCTCCCTATCGATTGGACCATCTTGTGCATTTGTACTATCGTCCTCAACAACTTGCGGGTCGATAGATTGCTTAGATTGCTGCCCAAGCTGTGCAACATCTTTTCCTGCTCTCTTTGCTTTCAGTGACGCCTTATATGACTTGTTGAGAGAGCATTCATAGTCCGATAATAGCGAGGGCTTACATGCCTCACGCCGTTTTTTGTCTACTTCACTGACTCTTTTCCTTAGTTCTCGTTGAGCTATGTAATGCGGCTTTGGTAGATTATTCATAAGTTCCTTCTTCTTTGCTATTGATTCCGCTAAACTTAGCCGCCAGATATCCAAATC
This sequence is a window from Miscanthus floridulus cultivar M001 chromosome 10, ASM1932011v1, whole genome shotgun sequence. Protein-coding genes within it:
- the LOC136489334 gene encoding NDR1/HIN1-like protein 26, encoding MCCFSYDSEYIENPEQKCGFCEFLTFVYALIEYFIPISLVSVLLWVLLRPDNLRPRVDAAVVVSFSLDNATSSLDYDIAMDLSFHNQHRYLDVRYLDLIAVASYGGTRLGPSVDVLPIFVQRPMASNVVHATFQGSATPLAPAAAELFNRESTNGSFNVLVTVASTFMYKFPFKKTVYYFDHECYIRFPKSNSGVTPPATVLTPGTLCSATAR